In Streptomyces sp. TS71-3, the following proteins share a genomic window:
- a CDS encoding AI-2E family transporter: MQPVPPLLPEPVRRTAAWCVVVLLVTGVAAVGVWLCIVLQTAVTPVLLALLGTALLRPLYRRLVRAHVNRSLAAGLTCVAVVGVVGGAVYVVVASLVDNGHQITTSLKHAGNSVARHFGAAGTSLDDVAANAGKLLSKFGATAASGVISGLSVVAEWIATGILALLLVFFFLRDGGRALRALRVLAPGDSGAVLEAVARRAFGAVEGFMRGTTLIALIDAVLIAVGLVILRVPGAVGLGALVFVGAYIPYLGAVISGAVAVMVALADRGFAIALWALGVVLAVQVIEGHVLQPVIQSRTVQMHPAAVLLALTAGASVAGILGLLLAVPLTAAAFGVLAELRDRYE, from the coding sequence GTGCAGCCCGTGCCGCCCCTGCTCCCGGAACCGGTCCGGCGCACCGCGGCCTGGTGTGTCGTCGTCCTGCTGGTCACCGGGGTCGCCGCGGTCGGCGTCTGGCTCTGCATCGTGTTGCAGACCGCGGTCACGCCGGTGCTGCTCGCGCTGCTCGGCACGGCGCTGCTGAGGCCGCTGTACCGGCGGCTGGTGCGGGCGCACGTCAACCGTTCGCTCGCCGCCGGGCTGACCTGTGTCGCCGTGGTCGGCGTCGTCGGCGGCGCGGTCTACGTCGTGGTGGCCTCGCTGGTCGACAACGGGCACCAGATCACCACCTCGCTCAAGCACGCCGGCAACTCCGTGGCCCGGCACTTCGGCGCCGCGGGCACCTCCCTGGACGACGTGGCCGCGAACGCCGGGAAGCTGCTGTCGAAGTTCGGCGCGACGGCCGCGTCGGGGGTGATCAGCGGGCTGAGCGTGGTGGCGGAGTGGATCGCCACCGGGATCCTCGCGCTGCTGCTGGTCTTCTTCTTCCTGCGGGACGGCGGCCGTGCGCTGCGCGCGCTGCGGGTGCTGGCGCCGGGCGACAGCGGTGCGGTGCTGGAGGCGGTGGCGCGGCGCGCGTTCGGGGCCGTGGAGGGCTTCATGCGGGGCACCACCCTGATCGCGCTGATCGACGCGGTGCTGATCGCCGTGGGGCTGGTCATCCTGCGGGTGCCGGGTGCGGTGGGGCTGGGTGCGCTGGTCTTCGTGGGCGCCTACATCCCCTACCTGGGGGCGGTGATCTCGGGGGCGGTGGCGGTGATGGTCGCGCTCGCGGACCGCGGTTTCGCGATCGCCCTGTGGGCGCTGGGGGTCGTGCTCGCCGTGCAGGTCATCGAGGGGCACGTGCTCCAGCCGGTCATCCAGAGCCGGACGGTGCAGATGCATCCGGCGGCGGTGCTGCTTGCGCTTACGGCCGGGGCTTCGGTGGCCGGGATCCTCGGGCTGCTGCTGGCGGTGCCGTTGACGGCGGCGGCGTTCGGGGTGCTGGCGGAGTTGCGTGACCGGTACGAGTAG
- a CDS encoding pirin family protein, with product MPAVTVENPLTLPRVAPPADATPRPVLAVSTAPSGFEGEGFPVRRAFAGINYRHLDPFIMMDQMGEVEYAPGEPKGTPWHPHRGFETVTYIIDGIFNHQDSNGGGGTITNGDTQWMTAGSGLLHIEAPPEELVVSGGLFHGLQLWVNLPAADKMKDPRYQDIRGGQVRLLTTPDGGSLLRVIAGSLDGHEGPGITHTPITMVHASIRPGAEVTLPWRADFNGLAYVLAGHGSAGTDRRPVHTGQTAVFGTGSSLTVRADEKQDSSAPDLEVVLLGGLPIREPMVHYGPFVMNTKEELQQAFEDFQKGRLGTVPVPHT from the coding sequence ATGCCTGCTGTGACCGTCGAGAACCCTCTGACCCTCCCGCGCGTGGCACCCCCGGCCGACGCCACCCCCCGCCCCGTGCTGGCGGTGAGCACGGCCCCCAGCGGGTTCGAGGGCGAGGGCTTCCCCGTGCGCCGTGCCTTCGCGGGGATCAACTACCGGCACCTCGACCCGTTCATCATGATGGATCAGATGGGCGAGGTGGAGTACGCGCCGGGCGAGCCCAAGGGCACCCCGTGGCATCCGCACCGCGGCTTCGAGACCGTCACGTACATCATCGACGGGATCTTCAACCACCAGGACTCCAACGGTGGCGGCGGCACCATCACCAACGGCGACACCCAGTGGATGACCGCGGGCAGCGGCCTGCTCCACATCGAGGCGCCGCCCGAGGAGCTGGTCGTCTCCGGCGGCCTCTTCCACGGGCTCCAGCTCTGGGTCAACCTTCCGGCCGCGGACAAGATGAAGGACCCGCGGTACCAGGACATCCGCGGCGGCCAGGTGCGGCTGCTGACCACCCCGGACGGCGGCAGCCTGCTGCGCGTCATCGCCGGCTCGCTCGACGGGCACGAGGGCCCCGGGATCACCCACACGCCGATCACGATGGTGCACGCCAGCATCCGGCCCGGCGCCGAGGTCACCCTGCCCTGGCGCGCCGACTTCAACGGGCTCGCGTACGTCCTCGCCGGCCACGGCAGCGCCGGCACCGACCGCAGGCCCGTGCACACCGGGCAGACCGCGGTGTTCGGCACCGGCTCCTCGCTGACCGTGCGGGCCGACGAGAAGCAGGACTCCAGCGCGCCCGACCTGGAGGTGGTCCTCCTCGGCGGGCTGCCGATCCGGGAGCCGATGGTGCACTACGGGCCGTTCGTGATGAACACCAAGGAGGAGTTGCAGCAGGCCTTCGAGGACTTCCAGAAGGGGCGGCTCGGCACCGTCCCGGTGCCCCACACCTGA
- a CDS encoding SpoIIE family protein phosphatase → MRTNNPLRPVGDDSRPRHAGDAPPEDRSLPGAPEPDGRAPDASGSPAAGAAGTDTEGTEADAGGTEADTEAAKTGTEGAEAATEGTEAATETAAPAAEGTEADTRSAEPAAEAEEPAARVGRPAQGALPDAATVLSAVSTGVWRWDEEAGLVTLDAQAARLVGLPARAVTMPSANIRPRFHPVDWNELDSVSRLAITEGTVAEVRLRIMDDRNHVIRVVRARCMPFVDAASDSYEMTGTLQEVTGSSPGLDEITGDWRRSREAFLLDAGRALAEARSTAEVLRVAAGLSMPGFSPDGLAVFGTEGDRMVLVGHHGHKPGDMDPFMEMPLASGHPAAEVIRTGHALYISPEEYQRRYPGFWPLARRFKRGAWAVMPLTSGGRTLGAWLAAFTNPVQFTPDERSVLTTVARMLGQALFRAGAEETQKELTEGLQRSMMPDLGPRVPGLGVSGRYVPTGGGMEVGGDWYDVITLPTGRIALVIGDVQGHDVRAAGLMGQLRIALRAYAAEGHSPDAVLSRANRFLADISSAGGSRTQGGSADNGGGDDDYGVRPAGGPAHPADDRFATCLYVEVDPSSGTLTIARAGHLDPVVHMPDGTTLLRPTTGGLPLGIDEDADFPITHLVLEPGETMLLCTDGLAETGGHDLLTGWGRIKSLLETYGPQDLETLADTLIEAVHGPASHHTTGPYIDRRDDDIALMLLRRTGEPLPGQAARRTTLAVAQAEPERIAQARTQLRELLHDWPDREQVDSAELLVSELLANVLRHTDGDARLVAEVTGIPGQECMRVEVTDSSIEPPHRRRPGELASSGRGLLLIEYLANSWGVAPRGDGKTIWFELNESEEETEEDALENWDDL, encoded by the coding sequence ATGCGCACCAATAATCCCCTCCGGCCCGTAGGGGATGACTCACGCCCGCGGCACGCGGGAGACGCGCCACCCGAGGACCGGTCGCTGCCGGGCGCACCTGAGCCCGACGGCCGGGCCCCGGACGCCTCGGGCTCCCCGGCCGCCGGGGCCGCGGGGACGGACACCGAGGGCACGGAGGCTGACGCCGGGGGCACAGAGGCCGACACCGAGGCCGCGAAGACCGGCACCGAGGGCGCAGAGGCCGCGACCGAAGGCACAGAAGCCGCCACCGAAACCGCCGCGCCCGCCGCCGAGGGCACAGAAGCCGACACCCGATCCGCGGAGCCCGCCGCCGAGGCCGAGGAGCCCGCCGCAAGGGTCGGCAGGCCGGCGCAGGGCGCGCTGCCCGACGCGGCCACCGTGCTGTCAGCGGTGAGCACCGGCGTGTGGCGCTGGGACGAGGAGGCGGGCCTGGTCACGCTGGACGCGCAGGCGGCCCGCCTGGTCGGCCTGCCCGCCCGGGCGGTGACCATGCCGTCGGCGAACATACGTCCACGCTTCCACCCCGTCGACTGGAACGAACTCGACAGCGTCTCCCGCCTGGCCATCACCGAGGGCACCGTCGCCGAGGTCCGGCTGCGGATCATGGACGACCGCAACCACGTGATCCGGGTGGTACGGGCGCGCTGCATGCCGTTCGTGGACGCCGCGAGCGACAGCTACGAGATGACCGGAACCCTCCAGGAGGTCACAGGATCGTCCCCGGGACTCGACGAGATCACCGGGGACTGGCGACGCTCCCGGGAGGCGTTCCTGCTGGACGCGGGCCGGGCGCTGGCGGAGGCGCGGTCCACGGCCGAGGTGCTGCGGGTGGCCGCGGGACTGTCCATGCCGGGCTTCTCACCGGACGGCCTGGCGGTCTTCGGCACCGAGGGCGACCGGATGGTGCTGGTCGGGCACCACGGGCACAAGCCGGGCGACATGGACCCGTTCATGGAGATGCCGCTCGCCTCGGGCCACCCCGCCGCGGAGGTGATACGCACCGGTCACGCGCTCTACATCTCGCCGGAGGAGTACCAGAGGCGTTACCCGGGCTTCTGGCCGCTGGCCAGGCGGTTCAAGCGCGGGGCGTGGGCCGTCATGCCGCTGACGTCGGGCGGCCGGACCCTGGGCGCGTGGCTTGCGGCGTTCACGAACCCGGTGCAGTTCACGCCGGACGAGCGGTCCGTGCTGACGACCGTCGCCAGGATGCTCGGGCAGGCGCTCTTCCGGGCGGGTGCCGAGGAGACGCAGAAGGAGCTCACCGAGGGCCTCCAGCGCTCGATGATGCCGGACCTCGGCCCGCGGGTGCCCGGCCTCGGCGTGTCGGGCCGGTACGTGCCGACCGGCGGCGGCATGGAGGTGGGCGGCGACTGGTACGACGTGATCACGCTGCCGACCGGCCGGATCGCCCTGGTCATCGGCGATGTGCAGGGGCATGACGTACGGGCCGCGGGACTCATGGGGCAGCTGCGGATCGCGCTGCGCGCCTACGCCGCGGAGGGGCACAGCCCGGACGCCGTGCTCAGCCGCGCCAACCGCTTCCTCGCCGACATCTCCAGCGCCGGCGGCTCCCGGACCCAGGGCGGGTCGGCCGACAACGGCGGTGGCGACGACGACTACGGCGTCAGGCCGGCCGGCGGCCCCGCGCACCCCGCGGACGATCGCTTCGCCACCTGCCTGTACGTGGAGGTGGACCCGTCCTCCGGCACGCTCACGATCGCCCGCGCGGGCCACCTCGACCCGGTGGTGCACATGCCGGACGGCACCACGCTGCTGCGGCCCACGACCGGCGGGCTGCCGCTCGGCATCGACGAGGACGCGGACTTCCCGATCACGCACCTCGTCCTGGAGCCCGGCGAGACGATGCTGCTCTGCACGGACGGCCTCGCGGAGACCGGCGGTCACGACCTGCTGACCGGCTGGGGCCGGATCAAGTCCCTGCTGGAGACCTACGGCCCCCAGGACCTGGAGACGCTGGCGGACACCCTCATCGAGGCCGTGCACGGCCCCGCGTCGCACCACACGACCGGCCCGTACATCGACCGCCGCGACGACGACATCGCCCTGATGCTGCTGCGCAGGACCGGCGAGCCGCTGCCGGGCCAGGCGGCCCGGCGCACCACGCTGGCGGTCGCGCAGGCGGAGCCGGAGCGGATCGCGCAGGCCCGCACGCAGCTCCGCGAGCTGCTGCACGACTGGCCGGACCGCGAGCAGGTCGACTCGGCGGAGCTGCTGGTGTCGGAACTCCTCGCGAACGTCCTCAGGCACACCGACGGCGACGCCCGGCTCGTCGCGGAGGTCACCGGCATCCCCGGACAGGAGTGCATGCGGGTGGAGGTCACCGACAGCAGCATCGAGCCACCCCACAGGCGCCGCCCCGGCGAACTGGCGTCGTCCGGCCGCGGCCTGCTCCTCATCGAGTACCTGGCGAACTCCTGGGGCGTGGCCCCCCGCGGCGACGGCAAGACCATCTGGTTCGAACTGAACGAGTCGGAGGAGGAAACGGAGGAGGACGCCCTGGAGAACTGGGACGACCTCTAG
- a CDS encoding SseB family protein, protein MYGYDQQAAQGQQYAHQPPHQMPGDYGQPPPPLYPEPSPPSLADAVRAFTTGSMASEDFQSIFATSKVYCPRGDTPGFLALHNTQQPVIPMFTSLKELRRYAGKDSKYFVITGAEVIDLLPTGYGFVLDMEGDHRMVFDAKAVEEMVDFAMRRMYG, encoded by the coding sequence ATGTACGGCTACGACCAGCAGGCGGCCCAGGGCCAGCAGTACGCTCACCAGCCGCCGCACCAGATGCCCGGCGACTACGGACAGCCGCCGCCTCCGCTGTACCCGGAGCCCTCGCCGCCCTCCCTGGCCGACGCCGTACGCGCCTTCACCACCGGCTCGATGGCGTCCGAGGACTTCCAGTCGATCTTCGCCACGTCCAAGGTGTACTGCCCGCGCGGCGACACCCCGGGCTTCCTGGCCCTGCACAACACCCAGCAGCCGGTGATCCCGATGTTCACCTCCCTCAAGGAGCTGCGCCGCTACGCCGGCAAGGACTCGAAGTACTTCGTCATCACCGGCGCCGAGGTGATCGACCTGCTCCCCACCGGCTACGGATTCGTCCTGGACATGGAGGGCGACCACCGCATGGTCTTCGACGCCAAGGCGGTAGAGGAAATGGTCGACTTCGCCATGCGCCGCATGTACGGCTGA
- a CDS encoding glycosyltransferase 87 family protein → MPIRTASTGETPDGAPGALSAAAPHPAYRGACYALSTAVLSTLVYLAYRTADAWQFDLSVYRQGAAQVLHGAPLYRNDIDFTYPPFAALLLAPLALPGKALCAVLVLCASTALLHAAVGAFLGHAGWPAPRVRHRAVIAFSAAFVWLFPGRTSLMLGQVTFLILAVTAWDLTRPDGSRAKGVGIGLMAGLKLIPGIFAVYYLCTGRRVPALVAAGTFVATAAVGWLVLPGDSADYWTRYVFASDRIGAPQTADSETIRSLLVRAVHGTQGTTLPYLLAAVAVLAAGLLLARRCRRHGEELLGITVPATLMLLVLPVAWTFYWTWALVPLMLRLTQLAAVDRSRPAAAFLLILLALFAPDTVTRIRAGEAELTLATGDQLLAATHAAAAVLVLAMTAWLVRGGEGART, encoded by the coding sequence GTGCCGATCCGCACAGCCAGCACCGGCGAGACACCCGACGGCGCGCCCGGAGCCCTGTCCGCCGCAGCCCCGCACCCGGCGTACCGGGGAGCGTGCTACGCGCTCTCGACGGCCGTGCTCAGCACTCTCGTGTACCTGGCCTACCGGACGGCGGACGCCTGGCAGTTCGACCTCTCCGTCTACCGGCAGGGCGCCGCCCAGGTACTCCACGGAGCACCCCTCTACCGGAACGACATCGACTTCACCTATCCGCCGTTCGCCGCGCTGCTCCTCGCCCCGCTCGCGCTGCCCGGCAAGGCGCTCTGCGCGGTCCTGGTGCTGTGCGCGTCGACGGCGCTGCTGCACGCGGCGGTGGGCGCGTTCCTCGGCCACGCCGGGTGGCCGGCGCCACGGGTGCGGCACCGGGCCGTGATCGCGTTCAGCGCCGCGTTCGTCTGGCTGTTCCCGGGGCGCACCAGCCTGATGCTGGGCCAGGTCACGTTCCTCATCCTCGCCGTGACGGCCTGGGACCTGACCCGGCCGGACGGCTCCCGCGCCAAGGGCGTCGGCATAGGGCTGATGGCGGGACTGAAGCTGATCCCGGGCATCTTCGCCGTCTACTACCTGTGCACCGGGCGGCGGGTCCCGGCGCTGGTCGCGGCGGGCACCTTCGTGGCGACGGCCGCGGTCGGCTGGCTGGTCCTGCCGGGCGACTCCGCCGACTACTGGACCCGCTACGTCTTCGCCAGCGACCGCATAGGGGCACCCCAGACCGCGGACAGCGAGACGATAAGGAGCCTGCTGGTCCGCGCGGTGCACGGCACCCAGGGCACGACCCTGCCGTACCTGCTGGCCGCGGTGGCGGTCCTGGCCGCCGGGCTGCTGCTCGCCAGGCGGTGCCGGCGGCACGGCGAGGAACTTCTCGGCATCACGGTCCCCGCCACCCTGATGCTGCTCGTACTGCCGGTGGCGTGGACGTTCTACTGGACCTGGGCCCTGGTGCCGCTCATGCTGCGCCTGACCCAGCTCGCCGCGGTGGACCGCTCACGGCCGGCGGCGGCGTTCCTGCTGATCCTGCTGGCCCTCTTCGCACCGGACACGGTCACCCGGATCCGCGCCGGCGAGGCGGAACTGACGCTGGCCACGGGCGACCAGCTCCTGGCCGCGACGCACGCCGCGGCGGCGGTCCTGGTCCTCGCCATGACGGCGTGGCTGGTACGGGGCGGGGAGGGGGCCCGCACATGA
- a CDS encoding acyl-CoA dehydrogenase yields MGHYKSNLRDVEFNLFEVLGRDKLYGTGPFAEMDTDTARSILSEVSRLAERDLAESYAEADRTPPVFDPETSTAPLPESFKKGYRTFMDSEYWRLGIPEEIGGTNTPPSLIWSYAEMVLGANPALWMYASGPAFCRILFEEGTEQQKHIAQVAVDKRWASTMVLTEPDAGSDVGAGRTRAVPQDDGSWHIEGVKRFITSGEHDLEENILHYVLARPEGAGPGTKGLSLFLVPKYEFDPETGELGERNGVYATNVEHKMGLKVSNTCELTFGDRHPAKGWLIGDRHDGIRQMFRIIEFARMMVGTKAISTLSSGYLNALEYARERVQGPDLAQFMDKTAPKVSITHHPDVRRSLMTQKAYAEGMRALVLYTASVQDEIAVKEARGEDTAQAHALNDLLLPVVKGYGSERAYEQLAQSLQIFGGSGYLQEYPIEQYIRDAKIDTLYEGTTAIQGQDYFFRKIVRNQGQALNSLAEEIKKFLAVGSGGEELASAREELAKAAVELEAIVGAMLTDLAATENDVKSIYRVGLNTTRLLLSSGDVITGYLLLRGAAVATEKLSDGQGLTAKDVAFYQGKIAAAKFFAQNVLPGVAVQRGIAESVGLDLMELDETAF; encoded by the coding sequence ATGGGCCACTACAAGTCGAATCTTCGCGACGTCGAGTTCAACCTCTTCGAGGTGCTCGGCCGGGACAAGCTGTATGGCACCGGCCCGTTCGCGGAGATGGACACCGACACCGCCAGGAGCATCCTCTCCGAGGTCAGCCGCCTCGCCGAGCGCGACCTCGCGGAGTCCTACGCCGAAGCCGACCGCACGCCCCCGGTCTTCGACCCCGAGACCAGCACGGCCCCCCTCCCCGAGTCGTTCAAGAAGGGCTACCGCACCTTCATGGACTCGGAGTACTGGCGCCTCGGCATCCCCGAGGAGATCGGCGGCACCAACACGCCCCCGTCCCTGATCTGGTCGTACGCGGAGATGGTGCTCGGCGCCAACCCGGCGCTGTGGATGTACGCCTCGGGCCCGGCCTTCTGCCGCATCCTCTTCGAGGAGGGTACCGAGCAGCAGAAGCACATAGCGCAGGTCGCCGTCGACAAGCGCTGGGCGTCCACGATGGTGCTCACCGAGCCGGACGCCGGCTCCGACGTCGGCGCCGGCCGCACCAGGGCCGTCCCGCAGGACGACGGCTCCTGGCACATCGAGGGCGTCAAGCGCTTCATCACCTCCGGCGAGCACGACCTGGAGGAGAACATCCTCCACTACGTCCTCGCCCGCCCCGAGGGCGCGGGACCCGGCACCAAGGGCCTCTCCCTCTTCCTGGTGCCCAAGTACGAGTTCGACCCGGAGACCGGCGAGCTGGGCGAGCGCAACGGCGTCTACGCCACCAACGTCGAGCACAAGATGGGCCTGAAGGTCTCCAACACCTGCGAGCTCACCTTCGGCGACCGCCACCCGGCCAAGGGCTGGCTGATCGGCGACCGGCACGACGGCATCCGGCAGATGTTCCGGATCATCGAGTTCGCCCGGATGATGGTCGGCACCAAGGCCATCTCCACCCTCTCCTCCGGCTACCTCAACGCGCTGGAGTACGCCAGGGAGCGCGTGCAGGGCCCGGACCTCGCCCAGTTCATGGACAAGACGGCGCCCAAGGTCTCCATCACGCACCACCCCGACGTCCGCCGTTCGCTGATGACGCAGAAGGCGTACGCCGAGGGCATGCGGGCGCTGGTGCTGTACACGGCATCCGTGCAGGACGAGATCGCCGTCAAGGAGGCCCGCGGCGAGGACACCGCGCAGGCGCACGCGCTGAACGACCTGCTGCTCCCGGTCGTCAAGGGCTACGGCTCGGAGCGGGCCTACGAGCAGCTCGCGCAGTCGCTCCAGATCTTCGGCGGCTCGGGCTACCTCCAGGAGTACCCGATCGAGCAGTACATCCGGGACGCCAAGATCGACACCCTCTACGAGGGCACGACCGCCATCCAGGGCCAGGACTACTTCTTCCGGAAGATCGTCCGCAACCAGGGCCAGGCGCTGAACTCGCTCGCCGAGGAGATCAAGAAGTTCCTCGCGGTCGGCAGCGGCGGCGAGGAGCTGGCCTCGGCACGCGAGGAGCTGGCCAAGGCGGCCGTCGAGCTGGAGGCGATCGTCGGCGCGATGCTCACCGACCTCGCCGCCACGGAGAACGACGTCAAGAGCATCTACCGCGTCGGCCTCAACACCACCCGCCTGCTGCTGTCGTCCGGCGACGTGATCACCGGCTACCTGCTGCTGCGCGGCGCGGCGGTGGCCACGGAGAAGCTCTCCGACGGGCAGGGCCTGACCGCCAAGGACGTCGCGTTCTACCAGGGCAAGATCGCCGCGGCGAAGTTCTTCGCGCAGAACGTCCTGCCGGGCGTGGCCGTGCAGCGGGGCATCGCCGAGTCGGTGGGCCTGGACCTGATGGAGCTGGACGAGACGGCCTTCTAG
- the aspS gene encoding aspartate--tRNA ligase has translation MHRYRSHTCGELRSTDVGTDVRLSGWLHNRRDLGGILFIDLRDHHGITQLVARPGTAAAEALDKLSKETVVRVDGSVVSRGAENINPELPTGEIEIEASEVEVLGEAAPLPFTVNAEDGVNEERRLEYRFLDLRRARMHRNIMLRTAVIAAIRQKMTALGFNELATPILTATSPEGARDFVVPSRIHPGRFYALPQAPQQFKQLLMIAGFDRYFQIAPCFRDEDARADRSPGEFYQLDLEMSFVEQEDVFQPVEKLMTELFEEFGGGRHVSSPFPRIPYREAMDKYGSDKPDLRAELELVDVSDVFASSGFKAFAGKHVRALPVPGVDDQPRRFFDQLGEFAVEQGAKGLAWVRVGADGALSGPIAKFLTEEDIAELTKRLALVPGHAVFFGAGEYDEVSRIMGAVRVETARRSGNFTEDVFRFCWVVDFPMYERNEDTGQIDFSHNPFSMPQGGLDALKTKDPLDVLAWQYDIVCNGVELSSGAIRNHEPEIMLTAFEIAGYERETVEREFAGMLRALRFGAPPHGGIAPGVDRIVMLLADEPNIRETIAFPLNGQAQDLMMGAPSELTEARLRELHISLRRPAQ, from the coding sequence ATGCACCGATACAGGTCCCACACGTGCGGCGAACTCAGGTCCACCGACGTCGGCACCGACGTCCGGCTGAGCGGCTGGCTGCACAATCGCCGGGATCTCGGCGGCATCCTCTTCATCGACCTCCGCGACCACCACGGCATCACCCAGCTCGTCGCCCGCCCCGGCACCGCGGCGGCCGAGGCGCTGGACAAGCTCTCCAAGGAGACCGTGGTCCGCGTGGACGGCTCGGTGGTCTCCCGCGGCGCGGAGAACATCAACCCCGAGCTGCCCACCGGCGAGATCGAGATCGAGGCGTCCGAGGTGGAGGTCCTCGGAGAGGCCGCCCCGCTGCCCTTCACGGTGAACGCCGAGGACGGCGTCAACGAGGAGCGCCGCCTGGAGTACCGCTTCCTCGACCTGCGCCGCGCCCGGATGCACCGGAACATCATGCTGCGCACGGCCGTGATCGCCGCGATCCGCCAGAAGATGACCGCGCTCGGCTTCAACGAGCTGGCGACGCCCATCCTCACCGCCACCTCGCCCGAGGGCGCCCGCGACTTCGTGGTGCCGTCCCGGATCCACCCGGGCAGGTTCTACGCCCTCCCGCAGGCGCCGCAGCAGTTCAAGCAGCTGCTGATGATCGCCGGCTTCGACCGCTACTTCCAGATCGCGCCCTGCTTCCGCGACGAGGACGCCCGCGCGGACCGCTCGCCCGGCGAGTTCTACCAGCTCGACCTGGAGATGTCGTTCGTCGAGCAGGAGGACGTCTTCCAGCCGGTCGAGAAGCTGATGACCGAGCTGTTCGAGGAGTTCGGCGGCGGCCGGCACGTCTCCTCGCCGTTCCCGCGCATCCCCTACCGGGAGGCGATGGACAAGTACGGCTCCGACAAGCCGGACCTGCGGGCGGAGCTGGAGCTCGTCGACGTCTCCGACGTCTTCGCCTCCTCCGGCTTCAAGGCCTTCGCGGGCAAGCACGTGCGGGCGCTGCCGGTGCCGGGCGTGGACGACCAGCCGCGCCGGTTCTTCGACCAGCTCGGCGAGTTCGCCGTCGAGCAGGGCGCCAAGGGCCTCGCGTGGGTGCGGGTCGGCGCGGACGGCGCGCTGTCGGGCCCGATCGCGAAGTTCCTCACCGAGGAGGACATCGCCGAGCTCACCAAGCGGCTCGCGCTCGTCCCGGGGCACGCCGTCTTCTTCGGCGCGGGGGAGTACGACGAGGTCTCCCGGATCATGGGCGCGGTCCGCGTGGAGACCGCCCGCCGCTCCGGCAACTTCACCGAGGACGTCTTCCGCTTCTGCTGGGTGGTGGACTTCCCGATGTACGAGCGGAACGAGGACACCGGGCAGATCGACTTCTCGCACAACCCGTTCTCGATGCCGCAGGGCGGCCTGGACGCGCTCAAGACCAAGGACCCGCTGGATGTGCTGGCCTGGCAGTACGACATCGTGTGCAACGGCGTCGAGCTGTCCTCCGGCGCGATCAGGAACCACGAGCCGGAGATCATGCTGACGGCGTTCGAGATCGCCGGGTACGAGCGGGAGACGGTGGAGCGGGAGTTCGCCGGCATGCTGCGGGCGCTCCGCTTCGGGGCGCCGCCGCACGGTGGGATCGCGCCCGGGGTGGACCGGATCGTGATGCTGCTCGCGGATGAGCCGAACATCCGGGAGACGATCGCCTTCCCGTTGAACGGGCAGGCGCAGGATCTGATGATGGGCGCGCCGTCCGAGCTGACGGAGGCACGGCTGCGGGAGCTGCACATCTCGCTGCGGCGTCCGGCTCAGTAG